The following coding sequences lie in one Isoptericola variabilis 225 genomic window:
- a CDS encoding fumarylacetoacetate hydrolase family protein, whose protein sequence is MRIARFTTGDDPRFALVQQEGDTTYLAVLGGDPLYMPAMPTGERIELGDGVRLLSPVIPRSKVVAVGRNYMDHVREMGSEAPTSPMLFLKPNTAVVGPDDPIVLPDWTQEVSYEAELAVVISKVCKDVTPENAKNYVLGYTVANDVTARDAQRTDGQWGRAKGFDSSCPLGPWIDTDLDPEDVAVRSRVNGEPRQDGRTAEMIFDVPFIVSFVSEAMTLLPGDVILTGTPAGVGRVDHGDRVECEVEGIGVLANPVVRRSV, encoded by the coding sequence GTGCGCATCGCGAGATTCACCACCGGAGACGACCCCCGCTTCGCCCTCGTCCAGCAGGAGGGCGACACCACGTACCTGGCCGTGCTCGGCGGCGACCCGCTGTACATGCCGGCGATGCCGACCGGCGAGCGGATCGAGCTGGGCGACGGCGTGCGGCTGCTGTCGCCCGTGATCCCGCGCTCCAAGGTCGTGGCCGTGGGCCGCAACTACATGGACCACGTGCGCGAGATGGGCAGCGAGGCGCCGACGTCGCCGATGCTGTTCCTCAAGCCGAACACTGCCGTCGTGGGGCCGGACGACCCGATCGTGCTGCCCGACTGGACGCAGGAGGTCAGCTACGAGGCCGAGCTCGCCGTCGTGATCTCCAAGGTCTGCAAGGACGTCACGCCCGAGAACGCGAAGAACTACGTGCTCGGCTACACGGTCGCGAACGACGTCACCGCGCGCGACGCCCAGCGCACGGACGGCCAGTGGGGACGCGCCAAGGGCTTCGACTCGTCCTGCCCGCTCGGCCCGTGGATCGACACCGACCTCGACCCGGAGGACGTGGCGGTGCGGTCGCGCGTCAACGGCGAGCCGAGGCAGGACGGCCGCACGGCCGAGATGATCTTCGACGTGCCGTTCATCGTCTCGTTCGTCTCCGAGGCGATGACCCTGCTGCCGGGCGACGTCATCCTCACGGGCACGCCCGCCGGCGTCGGGCGCGTCGACCACGGCGACCGCGTCGAGTGCGAGGTCGAGGGCATCGGCGTGCTGGCCAACCCGGTGGTCCGCCGCTCCGTCTGA
- a CDS encoding methyltransferase domain-containing protein: protein MSDLRNEPDGTVADPAGADLTDAIEAPSTHHTVPSKESESYTHGHHESVLRAHRARTAQNSAGFLLPHLRDDMSLLDVGCGPGTVTADLARILAGGEVVGVDASSTVLDAAREHAAALGYGNVRFEQANAYELPFDDGTFDVVYAHQLLQHLSDPVAALREMKRVAKPGGLVAVRDADYAAMAWYPESPGLTEWNTLYHEVTHAYGFEPDAGRRLFSWVQSAGFDVAHMVPSASSWCYATPTDRQWWGQVWAERCVESNFAVQAQESGLADDVALEQLAQDWLAWAQAPDGWFAILHGEVLARA, encoded by the coding sequence ATGAGCGACCTGCGCAACGAGCCCGACGGCACCGTGGCCGACCCGGCCGGCGCCGACCTGACCGACGCCATCGAAGCTCCGAGCACGCACCACACCGTGCCGAGCAAGGAGTCGGAGTCCTACACGCACGGCCACCACGAGTCCGTGCTGCGCGCGCACCGCGCCCGCACCGCCCAGAACTCGGCCGGATTCCTCCTGCCGCACCTGCGCGACGACATGTCCCTCCTCGACGTCGGCTGCGGCCCCGGCACGGTCACCGCCGACCTCGCCCGCATCCTCGCGGGCGGCGAGGTCGTGGGCGTCGACGCGTCGTCGACCGTGCTCGACGCCGCGCGCGAGCACGCCGCGGCGCTCGGGTACGGGAACGTGCGGTTCGAGCAGGCGAACGCCTACGAGCTGCCGTTCGACGACGGCACGTTCGACGTCGTGTACGCGCACCAGCTGCTGCAGCACCTGTCCGACCCCGTGGCGGCGCTGCGCGAGATGAAGCGCGTCGCCAAGCCGGGCGGCCTCGTCGCGGTGCGCGACGCCGACTACGCGGCGATGGCCTGGTACCCCGAGTCCCCGGGCCTGACCGAGTGGAACACGCTGTACCACGAGGTCACGCACGCGTACGGGTTCGAGCCCGACGCCGGGCGCCGCCTGTTCTCGTGGGTGCAGTCGGCAGGGTTCGACGTCGCGCACATGGTGCCGTCGGCGTCGTCGTGGTGCTACGCGACCCCGACCGACCGGCAGTGGTGGGGCCAGGTGTGGGCCGAGCGCTGCGTCGAGTCGAACTTCGCCGTCCAGGCCCAGGAGTCGGGCCTGGCCGACGACGTCGCGCTCGAGCAGCTCGCGCAGGACTGGCTCGCGTGGGCGCAGGCCCCCGACGGCTGGTTCGCGATCCTGCACGGCGAGGTCCTCGCGCGGGCCTGA
- a CDS encoding heparan-alpha-glucosaminide N-acetyltransferase domain-containing protein: MRTDAGSAPEPGTTTVGRLRRGGARLLGGPGRVTGVDVARGIAVLGMFTAHVGVTDSDLGSITGWLSIAHGRSSILFALVAGVSLALVTGRERPLAGDALGRARARLLVRAVLLLALVALLDLLGTRVLLILGFYAAYFVLALPFLRWPRRRLLAAAAVFALVGPPIVLWLPAVLARAGLRLPRDGSGAVTDFLVTGAYPAAVWMAYVLVGMAIGRSDLSSYALRSGMVVGGLCAAAVSEIVSERLVADAGGRQAIEDQVEAASEPFAGLADPWSAPWPTADHLVLAGPHHDTTFEVVGSGGFAVAVLGLCLYAGTVGSRVLAPLAAVGAMALTVYSLQIVAIWHWDLLGSETNRPLAVMVVVTLVAATAWRFLVGRGPLERLFGLVAARTAPAPPAEEEPNPAR, from the coding sequence ATGCGGACGGACGCCGGGTCAGCCCCGGAGCCAGGCACGACGACGGTGGGCCGGCTCCGGCGCGGCGGGGCCCGGCTGCTGGGCGGGCCCGGCCGCGTCACCGGCGTCGACGTCGCGCGCGGGATCGCGGTGCTCGGGATGTTCACGGCGCACGTCGGCGTGACGGACTCCGACCTCGGGTCGATCACCGGGTGGCTGTCGATCGCGCACGGGCGCTCCTCGATCCTCTTCGCGCTCGTGGCGGGCGTGTCGCTCGCCCTGGTCACCGGGCGCGAGCGGCCGCTCGCCGGTGACGCGCTGGGTCGGGCTCGGGCCCGGCTGCTCGTGCGGGCGGTGCTGCTGCTCGCCCTCGTGGCGCTGCTCGACCTGCTGGGCACGCGCGTGCTGCTCATCCTCGGCTTCTACGCGGCCTACTTCGTGCTCGCGCTGCCCTTCCTGCGGTGGCCGCGACGCCGGCTGCTCGCCGCTGCGGCGGTGTTCGCGCTCGTCGGGCCGCCGATCGTGCTGTGGCTCCCGGCCGTGCTGGCACGGGCCGGCCTGCGGCTCCCCCGCGACGGGTCCGGCGCGGTGACGGACTTCCTCGTGACGGGCGCCTACCCCGCGGCCGTCTGGATGGCGTACGTGCTGGTCGGCATGGCGATCGGGCGCAGCGACCTGAGCTCGTACGCCCTGCGCTCCGGCATGGTCGTCGGCGGGCTGTGCGCGGCCGCGGTCAGCGAGATCGTCTCGGAGCGGCTCGTCGCCGACGCGGGCGGGCGGCAGGCGATCGAGGACCAGGTCGAGGCGGCGAGCGAGCCGTTCGCCGGGCTGGCCGACCCGTGGTCGGCGCCGTGGCCCACCGCCGACCACCTGGTCCTCGCGGGCCCTCATCACGACACGACGTTCGAGGTCGTGGGCTCCGGAGGGTTCGCCGTCGCGGTGCTCGGGCTGTGCCTCTACGCCGGCACGGTCGGGTCACGCGTCCTGGCGCCGCTCGCCGCCGTCGGGGCCATGGCGCTGACGGTGTACTCGCTGCAGATCGTCGCGATCTGGCACTGGGACCTGCTCGGGTCGGAGACGAACCGCCCGCTCGCCGTGATGGTGGTCGTCACGCTCGTCGCCGCGACGGCGTGGCGGTTCCTCGTCGGCCGTGGACCGCTCGAGCGGCTGTTCGGGCTCGTCGCCGCCCGCACGGCCCCCGCCCCGCCCGCCGAGGAAGAACCGAACCCGGCGAGGTAG
- a CDS encoding PhzF family phenazine biosynthesis protein yields the protein MATLPFRQVDVFASGPLAGNPVAVVHDADGLDDAQMAAFARWTNLSETTFLLEPTAPGADYRLRIWTPGGELPFAGHPTLGSAHAWLEAGGRPAGDDVVQECAAGLVTVRRQELPDGGARLAFAAPPLVRSGPVGTEDLARIARALRLRVSDVVDAAWVDNGPGWVAVRLADAAAVLALRPDFGAFGDLRIGVVGPYARGESDAAVEVRAFIPEIGAPEDPVTGSLNAGIGQWLAGRALPASYVVSQGTALGRRGRVHVHLATDGTVWVGGDTVTTITGTVALAG from the coding sequence GTGGCCACGCTTCCCTTCCGCCAGGTCGACGTCTTCGCCTCCGGGCCGCTCGCGGGCAACCCCGTCGCCGTCGTGCACGACGCCGACGGGCTCGACGACGCGCAGATGGCGGCCTTCGCCCGATGGACCAACCTCTCCGAGACCACCTTCCTCCTCGAGCCGACGGCGCCCGGTGCCGACTACCGGCTGCGGATCTGGACGCCGGGCGGCGAGCTGCCGTTCGCGGGCCACCCCACGCTCGGCAGCGCCCACGCCTGGCTCGAGGCGGGCGGCCGGCCCGCGGGGGACGACGTCGTGCAGGAGTGCGCGGCCGGGCTCGTGACCGTCCGGCGTCAGGAGCTGCCCGACGGCGGTGCCCGCCTCGCGTTCGCCGCGCCGCCCCTGGTGCGGTCCGGGCCGGTCGGCACGGAGGACCTGGCGCGGATCGCGCGGGCGCTGCGCCTCCGGGTGTCCGACGTCGTGGACGCCGCATGGGTCGACAACGGCCCGGGCTGGGTTGCGGTCCGGCTCGCCGACGCCGCCGCGGTCCTCGCCCTGCGGCCGGACTTCGGCGCGTTCGGCGACCTGCGCATCGGCGTCGTCGGCCCGTACGCGAGGGGCGAGTCGGACGCCGCCGTCGAGGTGCGGGCGTTCATCCCCGAGATCGGTGCGCCGGAGGACCCGGTGACGGGCTCGCTCAACGCCGGCATCGGCCAGTGGCTCGCCGGGCGGGCGCTCCCGGCGTCGTACGTGGTGTCGCAGGGCACCGCGCTCGGGCGCCGCGGCCGCGTGCACGTGCACCTCGCGACCGACGGGACCGTGTGGGTCGGGGGCGACACCGTCACGACCATCACCGGCACCGTCGCCCTCGCGGGGTAG
- a CDS encoding aldo/keto reductase produces MTSHDVASPPLRRLGRSGLAVSAVGLGCNNLGRPGTASETQEGANAVVHAAIDAGVTFFDTADRYGARPGLSEELLGAALRGRRDDVVVATKFGLDMNGANGADFGARGSRRYVVRACEASLRRLQTDWIDLYQLHTPDPATPIEETLAALDDLVRAGKVRYVGHSNLRGWQVADAEHAARALGTGTRFVSAQNHYNLLERGIEREVLPAAEAYGIGVLPYFPLANGLLTGKYAGGARPEGSRLVDAKPHLLESAPWEALDRLRAFCEVRGIEEVDVAFSWLLTRPQVASVIAGATAPEQVRRNARAWSWRATDSDLAELEEIFPA; encoded by the coding sequence ATGACCTCCCACGACGTCGCCTCGCCTCCGCTGCGCCGCCTCGGCCGCTCCGGCCTCGCCGTGTCCGCCGTCGGGCTCGGCTGCAACAACCTCGGCCGGCCCGGCACGGCGAGCGAGACGCAGGAGGGGGCGAACGCCGTCGTGCACGCCGCGATCGACGCGGGCGTGACCTTCTTCGACACCGCCGACCGGTACGGCGCACGCCCCGGCCTGAGCGAGGAGCTGCTCGGTGCGGCGCTGAGGGGTCGGCGCGACGACGTGGTGGTCGCGACCAAGTTCGGCCTCGACATGAACGGCGCGAACGGCGCCGACTTCGGCGCTCGCGGGTCCCGCCGGTACGTCGTCCGGGCGTGCGAGGCGTCGCTGCGACGCCTGCAGACCGACTGGATCGACCTCTACCAGCTGCACACGCCCGACCCTGCGACGCCGATCGAGGAGACGCTCGCCGCCCTGGACGACCTGGTCCGCGCGGGCAAGGTCCGGTACGTCGGTCACTCGAACCTCCGCGGCTGGCAGGTCGCCGACGCCGAGCACGCCGCCCGCGCCCTGGGCACGGGCACGCGGTTCGTCTCGGCCCAGAACCACTACAACCTGCTCGAGCGCGGCATCGAGCGCGAGGTGCTGCCCGCGGCCGAGGCGTACGGGATCGGCGTGCTGCCCTACTTCCCGCTCGCCAACGGTCTCCTCACCGGCAAGTACGCGGGCGGCGCACGGCCCGAGGGCTCGCGGCTCGTGGACGCCAAGCCGCACCTGCTCGAGTCCGCGCCGTGGGAGGCGCTCGACCGGTTGCGCGCGTTCTGCGAGGTGCGCGGCATCGAGGAGGTCGACGTCGCGTTCTCGTGGCTGCTGACCCGCCCCCAGGTCGCGAGCGTCATCGCCGGCGCGACGGCGCCCGAGCAGGTCCGGCGCAACGCCCGCGCGTGGTCGTGGCGGGCGACGGACTCCGACCTCGCCGAGCTCGAGGAGATCTTCCCGGCCTGA
- a CDS encoding homocysteine S-methyltransferase family protein translates to MVGGCCGTDHAHVAAIADRLVPAGAVEG, encoded by the coding sequence GTGGTGGGCGGGTGCTGCGGCACCGACCACGCGCACGTGGCCGCGATCGCCGACCGGCTCGTCCCGGCCGGCGCGGTCGAGGGCTGA
- a CDS encoding 3-methyladenine DNA glycosylase produces the protein MTSPALAPTAPGRAPGAVVVPAPERDARARAHAERADGLTAVWRAAHERGEAHAIEDFLFTYYPTRPGQLRRWHPGPGVVLEAAPDDERLGWRWYREVALPDGGAGVTLDAAAFLAERGDAVRYVRALVGATAARPGTFGCFGLHEWAMVYRDAERGRDHRHPLPLRLGHDGTDAVVEGHRITCSHFDAFRFFTPEARDRNQLRPSRERQPAMEQPGCLHANMDLYKWAMKLGPAVPGELLLDCFELARDIRYTDMAASPYDVSAYGVEAVAIETPEGKAEYVRRQRGFAERAQVLRARLVAACDTLLDAADVA, from the coding sequence GTGACCTCCCCCGCTCTCGCACCGACGGCACCCGGCCGCGCGCCGGGTGCCGTCGTCGTGCCCGCTCCCGAGCGGGACGCGCGTGCGCGGGCGCACGCCGAACGGGCCGACGGGCTCACCGCCGTCTGGCGCGCGGCCCACGAGCGCGGCGAGGCGCACGCGATCGAGGACTTCCTCTTCACGTACTACCCGACGCGGCCCGGCCAGCTCCGGCGCTGGCACCCGGGCCCGGGCGTCGTGCTCGAGGCCGCGCCCGACGACGAGCGGCTCGGGTGGCGCTGGTACCGCGAGGTCGCGCTGCCCGACGGCGGCGCCGGCGTGACGCTCGACGCGGCGGCGTTCCTCGCCGAGCGCGGGGACGCCGTGCGGTACGTGCGGGCGCTGGTCGGCGCGACGGCGGCCCGGCCCGGCACGTTCGGCTGCTTCGGCCTGCACGAGTGGGCCATGGTCTACCGCGACGCCGAGCGCGGCCGCGACCACCGGCACCCGCTGCCGCTGCGCCTCGGGCACGACGGGACGGACGCGGTCGTCGAGGGCCACCGCATCACGTGCTCGCACTTCGACGCGTTCCGGTTCTTCACGCCCGAGGCGCGCGACCGCAACCAGCTGCGACCGTCGCGCGAGCGGCAGCCGGCGATGGAGCAGCCCGGCTGCCTGCACGCCAACATGGACCTCTACAAGTGGGCCATGAAGCTCGGCCCGGCCGTGCCGGGCGAGCTGCTGCTCGACTGCTTCGAGCTCGCGCGCGACATCCGGTACACCGACATGGCCGCCTCGCCGTACGACGTGTCGGCCTACGGCGTCGAGGCCGTGGCGATCGAGACGCCCGAGGGCAAGGCCGAGTACGTGCGCCGGCAGCGCGGGTTCGCCGAGCGGGCGCAGGTGCTGCGGGCGCGGCTCGTCGCGGCCTGCGACACGCTGCTCGACGCGGCCGACGTCGCCTGA
- a CDS encoding putative immunity protein, which produces MPILPSERDPRLVTIRRGGTLTDEHHRMLAEWAAVCAERVLPLFEKIRPDDTRPRDAIATGRAWIRGEARMREAHQAAFPANAAGKGLPDPARFAALAAGQAAPVAHVAAHALGAAAYAIRAAAADAAARGEDPEAARRAERDWQRERIPEELRELVLDDQRRRSANCWNVFDD; this is translated from the coding sequence GTGCCGATCCTGCCTTCCGAGCGTGACCCCCGGCTGGTGACGATCCGCCGTGGTGGCACCCTGACCGACGAGCACCACCGCATGCTGGCCGAGTGGGCGGCCGTGTGCGCCGAGCGCGTGCTGCCCCTCTTCGAGAAGATCCGTCCCGACGACACGCGACCCCGCGACGCGATCGCGACCGGGCGCGCGTGGATCCGCGGCGAGGCGCGCATGCGCGAGGCGCACCAGGCGGCGTTCCCGGCGAACGCCGCCGGGAAGGGTCTTCCCGACCCGGCGCGGTTCGCGGCGCTCGCGGCGGGACAGGCCGCGCCCGTCGCGCACGTCGCGGCGCACGCGCTCGGCGCCGCCGCGTACGCGATCCGCGCGGCGGCCGCCGACGCCGCCGCTCGCGGCGAGGACCCGGAGGCCGCCCGCCGCGCAGAGCGTGACTGGCAGCGCGAGCGCATCCCCGAGGAGCTGCGCGAGCTCGTGCTCGACGACCAGCGGCGGCGCAGCGCGAACTGCTGGAACGTCTTCGACGACTGA
- a CDS encoding CGNR zinc finger domain-containing protein, which translates to MLFAHDTVGALRAAVALVNAEEPPRTLETVADLDAFFRRFGYTGRHDGTQSELDEVRALAPRLRELLLADRDDAALLVNELLAEAGAVPRLVRHAGEDWHVHAVPDDAPLARRILVETAMAMIDVIREDEHSRLAVCADDDCRGVVLDLSRNRSRRYCSAACTNRNAQAALRARRAAHA; encoded by the coding sequence ATGCTCTTCGCTCATGACACCGTCGGGGCGCTCCGGGCCGCCGTCGCGCTCGTCAACGCCGAGGAGCCGCCGCGCACGCTCGAGACGGTCGCCGACCTCGACGCGTTCTTCCGCCGCTTCGGCTACACCGGGCGCCACGACGGCACGCAGTCCGAGCTCGACGAGGTCCGCGCGCTGGCCCCGCGGCTGCGCGAGCTGCTGCTCGCCGACCGCGACGACGCGGCGCTCCTCGTCAACGAGCTGCTCGCCGAGGCCGGCGCCGTGCCCCGCCTCGTCCGGCACGCGGGGGAGGACTGGCACGTCCACGCGGTGCCCGACGACGCGCCGCTCGCCCGCCGCATCCTCGTGGAGACGGCCATGGCGATGATCGACGTCATCCGCGAGGACGAGCACTCGCGCCTGGCCGTCTGCGCCGACGACGACTGCCGCGGCGTCGTGCTCGACCTCTCGCGCAACCGGTCACGGCGCTACTGCTCCGCCGCGTGCACCAACCGCAACGCGCAGGCCGCGCTGCGCGCACGCCGCGCCGCGCACGCCTGA
- a CDS encoding DMT family transporter, whose amino-acid sequence MATVTHDTPGVRGSALGVGLGLALVSAVSFSLSGPLAAGLLQTGWSPGAIVLVRVAIGALVVLPFGIISLRRDWAPVRRNARLVVAYGVLGVAATQFCYFAAVQHMQVGPALLIEYTAPAAVVGWFWARHGQRPGLLTLGGVGLAAAGLVLVLDLTGARLDPVGVAWALGAMVGVSAYFVINARTDTGLPPLALAAGGLTVGTVVLGLLAATGLMPVTTSPAPAVLAGAQVPWWLVLVVLGLVTAGISYVTGVAAGRRLGARPSSFVGLSEVVSAVVLAWLLLGQLPRPVQLVGGVLVLAGVVAVQQGESVTARRTAARARATMQA is encoded by the coding sequence ATGGCAACGGTGACGCATGACACCCCCGGCGTGCGGGGGTCGGCGCTGGGCGTGGGCCTCGGGCTCGCGCTCGTCTCGGCGGTGAGCTTCAGCCTCTCGGGGCCGCTCGCGGCCGGCCTGCTGCAGACGGGCTGGAGCCCGGGCGCGATCGTGCTCGTCCGGGTGGCGATCGGCGCGCTCGTCGTGCTGCCGTTCGGCATCATCTCGCTGCGCCGGGACTGGGCGCCCGTGCGCCGCAACGCCCGGCTCGTCGTCGCGTACGGCGTGCTCGGCGTCGCGGCGACCCAGTTCTGCTACTTCGCGGCCGTCCAGCACATGCAGGTCGGCCCGGCGCTGCTCATCGAGTACACCGCGCCGGCCGCGGTCGTCGGCTGGTTCTGGGCGCGGCACGGCCAGCGTCCCGGCCTGCTCACGCTCGGCGGCGTCGGCCTCGCGGCCGCCGGCCTCGTGCTCGTGCTCGACCTCACGGGCGCCCGGCTCGACCCCGTCGGCGTCGCGTGGGCGCTCGGCGCCATGGTCGGGGTCTCGGCGTACTTCGTCATCAATGCCCGCACCGACACCGGTCTGCCGCCGCTCGCGCTCGCCGCGGGCGGCCTCACCGTCGGCACCGTGGTGCTCGGGCTCCTCGCGGCGACGGGGCTCATGCCCGTCACGACGTCGCCCGCCCCGGCCGTGCTGGCGGGCGCGCAGGTGCCGTGGTGGCTGGTCCTCGTGGTCCTCGGCCTCGTCACCGCGGGCATCTCCTACGTCACGGGCGTCGCCGCGGGCCGCCGCCTCGGTGCGCGGCCGTCGTCGTTCGTCGGGCTGTCCGAGGTGGTCAGCGCCGTCGTGCTCGCCTGGCTCCTGCTCGGCCAGCTCCCCCGCCCGGTCCAGCTGGTCGGCGGCGTGCTCGTGCTGGCCGGCGTCGTCGCGGTCCAGCAGGGCGAGTCGGTGACCGCACGACGGACCGCCGCGCGGGCCCGTGCCACGATGCAGGCATGA
- a CDS encoding RNA helicase, whose translation MTTTATTTTPASTTPRPAGTLLPYLPAPTGKAPDPDALFEGFGEWASSTGRDLYPHQQEALLELVTGSHVILATPTGSGKSMVAMGAQFAALAARRSGMGGRTYYTAPLKALVSEKFFDLVAAFGSRNVGMMTGDSAVNPDAPIICCTAEILANLALRRGGGTPDDEDRIAQVVMDEFHFYGDPQRGWAWQVPLLELPDTQFLLMSATLGDTTRLREDLEERSGRPVAEVTGAERPVPLTFSYVVEPLGEVIEELVTTHRAPVYVVHFTQKDAVERAQALLSTNLASKDEKAAIAAEIGAFRFGTGFGKTLSKFLRAGIGVHHAGMLPKYRRLVERLTQRGLLKVVCGTDTLGVGINVPIRTVLMTSLVKFDGERMRHLTAREFHQIAGRAGRAGFDTVGEVLVMAPEHVIENRKALAKAGDDPKKLKKIVRKKAPAGAVNWTDSTFERLRDAAPEPLTSQFRVNHAMVLNVLARTRETRAGDGAVGTVDPIDAMRHLLTANHDSEAQQAGHVRQAFRIYRSLRTAGVVEKVRVPDPSRPAGYRPSVRLVVDLPRDFALNAPLSPFALAAMDLLDVESPTHALDVVSVIEATLDDPRQILYAQQNKARGEAVAAMKAEGLEYEERMEALEDVTWPRPLADLLEPAFAMYKRSNPWVADAELSPKSVVRDMLEQAMTFAELVSVYGLERTEGVVLRYLADAYRALRQVVPEEHRTEEVHEVVEWLGELVRGVDSSLLDEWERLQNPVDDDADGVVDGELAEAGAEAPARPVTGNPRAFRRLVRNAMFRRVELAAREDYDALGALDGASGWDGDAWAEALDELFEAQGDDAIGIGPAARSSGLLTILEPGAELPSGATTSGADGEHHTTVQPGTWWVRQVLDDADGDHDRAITALVDLPASDEAGTVVLTVVHVGRFA comes from the coding sequence ATGACGACCACCGCGACGACCACGACCCCCGCCTCCACGACCCCCCGCCCCGCCGGCACGCTCCTGCCCTACCTGCCCGCCCCGACGGGCAAGGCCCCGGACCCGGACGCGCTGTTCGAGGGCTTCGGCGAGTGGGCGTCGTCGACGGGCCGCGACCTGTACCCGCACCAGCAGGAGGCGCTGCTCGAGCTCGTCACCGGCTCGCACGTCATCCTCGCGACGCCGACGGGCTCCGGGAAGTCGATGGTCGCGATGGGCGCGCAGTTCGCCGCGCTCGCCGCCCGCCGCTCGGGCATGGGCGGGCGCACCTATTACACCGCGCCGCTCAAGGCCCTGGTGAGCGAGAAGTTCTTCGACCTCGTGGCGGCCTTCGGGTCGCGCAACGTCGGCATGATGACGGGCGACTCGGCGGTCAACCCGGACGCCCCCATCATCTGCTGCACCGCGGAGATCCTCGCCAACCTCGCGCTGCGCCGCGGCGGCGGGACGCCCGACGACGAGGACCGCATCGCCCAGGTCGTCATGGACGAGTTCCACTTCTACGGCGACCCGCAGCGCGGCTGGGCCTGGCAGGTGCCGCTGCTCGAGCTGCCCGACACCCAGTTCCTGCTCATGTCCGCCACCCTCGGGGACACGACGCGCCTGCGCGAGGACCTCGAGGAGCGCTCGGGCCGGCCGGTCGCCGAGGTCACGGGCGCCGAACGGCCCGTCCCGCTGACGTTCTCCTACGTGGTCGAGCCGCTCGGCGAGGTCATCGAGGAGCTCGTCACCACGCACCGCGCCCCCGTCTACGTCGTGCACTTCACGCAGAAGGACGCGGTCGAGCGGGCGCAGGCGCTGCTGTCGACGAACCTCGCGTCCAAGGACGAGAAGGCCGCGATCGCGGCCGAGATCGGCGCGTTCCGGTTCGGCACGGGCTTTGGGAAGACGCTGAGCAAGTTCCTGCGCGCGGGCATCGGCGTGCACCACGCAGGCATGCTGCCCAAGTACCGCCGCCTCGTGGAGCGCCTCACGCAGCGCGGGCTGCTCAAGGTCGTGTGCGGCACCGACACGCTCGGCGTCGGCATCAACGTGCCGATCCGCACCGTGCTCATGACGTCGCTCGTGAAGTTCGACGGCGAGCGCATGCGCCACCTCACCGCGCGCGAGTTCCACCAGATCGCCGGACGCGCGGGACGTGCCGGGTTCGACACCGTCGGCGAGGTGCTCGTCATGGCGCCCGAGCACGTGATCGAGAACCGCAAGGCGCTCGCCAAGGCCGGCGACGACCCGAAGAAGCTCAAGAAGATCGTCCGCAAGAAGGCGCCCGCCGGTGCGGTCAACTGGACCGACTCGACGTTCGAGCGCCTGCGCGACGCCGCGCCCGAGCCGCTCACGAGCCAGTTCCGCGTCAACCACGCGATGGTCCTCAACGTGCTCGCCCGCACGCGCGAGACCCGCGCCGGCGACGGCGCCGTGGGCACCGTCGACCCGATCGACGCCATGCGGCACCTGCTCACGGCCAACCACGACAGCGAGGCCCAGCAGGCCGGGCACGTCCGGCAGGCCTTCCGCATCTACCGCTCGCTGCGCACGGCCGGCGTCGTGGAGAAGGTCCGCGTGCCGGACCCGTCGCGGCCGGCCGGGTACAGGCCCAGCGTGCGACTCGTCGTCGACCTGCCGCGCGACTTCGCGCTCAACGCTCCCCTGTCGCCGTTCGCGCTCGCGGCCATGGACCTGCTCGACGTGGAGTCCCCGACGCACGCGCTCGACGTCGTCTCGGTCATCGAGGCGACGCTCGACGACCCGCGCCAGATCCTCTACGCGCAGCAGAACAAGGCCCGCGGCGAGGCCGTCGCGGCGATGAAGGCCGAGGGCCTGGAGTACGAGGAGCGCATGGAGGCGCTCGAGGACGTCACGTGGCCGCGGCCGCTCGCCGACCTGCTCGAGCCCGCGTTCGCGATGTACAAGCGGTCCAACCCGTGGGTCGCCGACGCCGAGCTCTCCCCCAAGTCGGTCGTGCGGGACATGCTCGAGCAGGCCATGACGTTCGCCGAGCTCGTGAGCGTCTACGGCCTCGAGCGCACCGAGGGCGTCGTGCTGCGCTACCTCGCCGACGCCTACCGCGCGCTGCGCCAGGTCGTGCCGGAGGAGCACCGCACCGAGGAGGTGCACGAGGTCGTCGAGTGGCTCGGCGAGCTCGTGCGCGGCGTCGACTCGTCGCTGCTCGACGAGTGGGAGCGTCTGCAGAACCCGGTCGACGATGACGCGGACGGCGTCGTCGACGGCGAGCTGGCGGAGGCGGGTGCCGAGGCGCCCGCACGGCCCGTCACCGGCAACCCGCGGGCGTTCCGGCGCCTCGTGCGCAACGCGATGTTCCGCCGCGTCGAGCTCGCCGCGCGGGAGGACTACGACGCGCTCGGCGCGCTCGACGGCGCCTCCGGGTGGGACGGCGACGCGTGGGCCGAGGCTCTCGACGAGCTGTTCGAGGCCCAGGGCGACGACGCGATCGGCATCGGCCCGGCCGCGCGGTCGTCCGGCCTGCTGACGATCCTCGAGCCGGGTGCCGAGCTCCCGTCCGGTGCGACGACGTCGGGCGCCGACGGCGAGCACCACACGACGGTGCAGCCCGGCACGTGGTGGGTGCGGCAGGTGCTCGACGACGCCGACGGCGACCACGACCGGGCGATCACGGCGCTCGTCGACCTGCCTGCCAGCGACGAGGCGGGCACGGTCGTGCTCACGGTCGTCCACGTGGGTCGTTTCGCGTAG